The following are encoded in a window of Phocoena phocoena chromosome 2, mPhoPho1.1, whole genome shotgun sequence genomic DNA:
- the STRA6 gene encoding receptor for retinol uptake STRA6 isoform X2 — protein sequence MSTQAAGNQTSSGATDDDDSYGSWYIDEPQGGQELEPEGLVPSCHPSVPPGLYHACLAVLSILVLLLLAMLVKRRQLWPHCGHGRPGLPSPVDFLAGDRPWTVPAAVFTVLFSSLCLLLPTEDPLPFLTLALPPDQDGETETPRGPWKILALLYYPALYYPLAVCATVSHGAAHLLGSVLSWAHLGVQVWHRAECPVSPKIYRYYSLLASLPLLLGLGFLSLWYPVQLVKSFSRGATAGSEGLRNSYSEEYLRTLLCQKKLKSSSHTSKQGFLSRAWIYFRHCIYTPQRGFRLPLKLVLSVTLTGTAIYQVALLLLVGVIPTIQKVRAGITADISYLLAGFGIVLSEDRQEVVELVKHYLWALEVCYISALVLSCLFTFLMLTRSLVTHRANLRALHRGGALDMGPRPLSPRPSRQAIFCWMSFTAYQTAFTCLGLLVQQILFFLGTLALTFLVFMPVFHGRNLLLLRSLKSSWPFWLTLALAVTLQNMAAHWVFLDTHHGRPELTNRRAVYAATFLLFPINVLVGAMMATWRVLLSALYNAVHLGQMDLSLLPPRAATFDPGYHTYCNFLKMEASQSHPASTAFCVLLLRTRGPQPRTAPRDGLRLGEEEEGVQLLQTKDRLAKGAGPRVGRGRARWGLAYTLLHNPALQAFRKTALSDARANGAQP from the exons ATGTCGACCCAGGCAGCAGGGAACCAGACCTCGTCCGGGGCCACAGACGACGATGACTCCTACGGCAGCTGGTACATCGACGAGCCCCAGGGTGGCCAGGAGCTTGAGCCGGAAGG GCTGGTACCCTCCTGCCACCCCAGCGTACCACCCGGCCTCTACCACGCCTGCCTGGCCGTGCTGTCG ATCCTCGTGTTGCTGCTGCTGGCCATGCTGGTGAAGCGCCGTCAGCTCTGGCCCCACTGTGGGCACGGCAggcctgggctccccag CCCTGTGGACTTCTTGGCTGGGGACAGGCCCTGGACCGTGCCTGCCGCCGTCTTCACGGTCCTCTTCAGCTCCCTGTGCTTGCTGCTCCCCACTGAGGACCCACTGCCTTTCCTGACTCTCGCCTTACCACCCGACCAAG acggggaaactgagactccaagag GGCCGTGGAAGATACTGGCTCTGCTCTATTACCCTGCCCTCTACTATCCCCTGGCTGTCTGTGCCACGGTCAGCCATGGAGCCGCACACCTGCTTGGCAGCGTGCTGTCCTGGGCTCATCTGGGGGTCCAGGTCTGGCACAGGGCAGAGTGTCCGGTGTCACCCAAG ATCTACAGGTACTACTCTCTGTtggcctctctgcctctccttctgGGCCTCGGATTCCTCAGCCTTTGGTACCCGGTGCAGCTGGTGAAAAGCTTCAGTCGTGGGGCAACAGCGGGTTCCGAG GGGCTGCGGAACAGCTACTCTGAAGAATATCTGAGGACCCTCCTTTGCCAGAAGAAGCTGAAAAGCAG CTCCCACACGTCCAAGCAGGGCTTCCTGTCCCGGGCCTGGATCTACTTCAGACACTGCATCTACACTCCACAGCGAG GATTCCGACTCCCCCTGAAGCTGGTGCTTTCAGTCACCCTGACAGGGACGGCCATCTACCAG GTGGCCCTGCTGCTACTGGTGGGCGTGATACCCACCATCCAGAAGGTGAGGGCAGGGATCACCGCGGACATCTCCTACCTGCTGGCTGGCTTTGGGATCGTGCTCTCAGAGGACAGGCAGGAGGTGGTGGAGCTGGTGAAGCACTACCTGTGGGCTCTGGAAG TTTGCTACATCTCGGCCTTGGTTCTGTCTTGCTTGTTCACCTTCCTCATGCTGACCCGCTCGCTGGTGACACACAG ggccaaCCTGCGAGCTCTGCACCGAGGGGGCGCCCTGGACATGGGCCCCCGGCCCCTGAGCCCTCGCCCCTCCCGCCAGGCCATATTTTGTTGGATGAGCTTCACCGCCTACCAGACTGCTTTTACCTGCCTTG GGCTCCTGGTGCAGCAGATCCTCTTCTTCCTGGGGACCTTGGCCCTTACCTTCCTGGTGTTCATGCCCGTGTTCCACGGCAGGAACCTTCTGCTCCTCCGATCCCTGAAATCCTCGTG GCCCTTCTGGCTGACCTTGGCCCTGGCTGTGACCCTGCAGAACATGGCAGCCCACTGGGTCTTCCTAGACACTCACCATGGACGCCCAGAGCTGACCAACCG GCGAGCAGTCTATGCAGccaccttcctcctcttccccatcaATGTGCTGGTGGGTGCCATGATGGCCACCTGGCGAGTGCTCCTGTCTGCCCTCTACAATGCTGTCCACCTTGGCCAGATGGACCTCAGCCTGCTGCCACCTAGAGCCGCCACTTTCGACCCCG gctACCACACATACTGCAACTTCTTGAAGATGGAGGCCAGCCAGTCACATCCAGCCTCGACGGCATTCTGCGTCCTGCTCCTGCGAACTCGGGGGCCCCAGCCCCGCACGGCCCCCCGGGATGGCCTCAGactgggggaggaagaggaag GGGTGCAGCTGCTGCAGACCAAGGACCGGCTGGCCAAGGGAGCGGGGCCCCGGGTAGGCCGAGGCAGGGCCCGCTGGGGTCTGGCATACACGCTGCTGCACAACCCAGCCCTGCAGGCCTTCCGGAAGACAGCCCTATCGGACGCCCGGGCCAACGGTGCCCAGCCCTGA
- the STRA6 gene encoding receptor for retinol uptake STRA6 isoform X3 yields MKEKRQRMSTQAAGNQTSSGATDDDDSYGSWYIDEPQGGQELEPEGLVPSCHPSVPPGLYHACLAVLSILVLLLLAMLVKRRQLWPHCGHGRPGLPSPVDFLAGDRPWTVPAAVFTVLFSSLCLLLPTEDPLPFLTLALPPDQDGETETPRGPWKILALLYYPALYYPLAVCATVSHGAAHLLGSVLSWAHLGVQVWHRAECPVSPKIYRYYSLLASLPLLLGLGFLSLWYPVQLVKSFSRGATAGSEGLRNSYSEEYLRTLLCQKKLKSSSHTSKQGFLSRAWIYFRHCIYTPQRGFRLPLKLVLSVTLTGTAIYQVALLLLVGVIPTIQKVRAGITADISYLLAGFGIVLSEDRQEVVELVKHYLWALEVCYISALVLSCLFTFLMLTRSLVTHRANLRALHRGGALDMGPRPLSPRPSRQAIFCWMSFTAYQTAFTCLGLLVQQILFFLGTLALTFLVFMPVFHGRNLLLLRSLKSSWPFWLTLALAVTLQNMAAHWVFLDTHHGRPELTNRRAVYAATFLLFPINVLVGAMMATWRVLLSALYNAVHLGQMDLSLLPPRAATFDPGYHTYCNFLKMEASQSHPASTAFCVLLLRTRGPQPRTAPRDGLRLGEEEEGVQLLQTKDRLAKGAGPRVGRGRARWGLAYTLLHNPALQAFRKTALSDARANGAQP; encoded by the exons ATGAAG GAAAAGCGCCAGAGAATGTCGACCCAGGCAGCAGGGAACCAGACCTCGTCCGGGGCCACAGACGACGATGACTCCTACGGCAGCTGGTACATCGACGAGCCCCAGGGTGGCCAGGAGCTTGAGCCGGAAGG GCTGGTACCCTCCTGCCACCCCAGCGTACCACCCGGCCTCTACCACGCCTGCCTGGCCGTGCTGTCG ATCCTCGTGTTGCTGCTGCTGGCCATGCTGGTGAAGCGCCGTCAGCTCTGGCCCCACTGTGGGCACGGCAggcctgggctccccag CCCTGTGGACTTCTTGGCTGGGGACAGGCCCTGGACCGTGCCTGCCGCCGTCTTCACGGTCCTCTTCAGCTCCCTGTGCTTGCTGCTCCCCACTGAGGACCCACTGCCTTTCCTGACTCTCGCCTTACCACCCGACCAAG acggggaaactgagactccaagag GGCCGTGGAAGATACTGGCTCTGCTCTATTACCCTGCCCTCTACTATCCCCTGGCTGTCTGTGCCACGGTCAGCCATGGAGCCGCACACCTGCTTGGCAGCGTGCTGTCCTGGGCTCATCTGGGGGTCCAGGTCTGGCACAGGGCAGAGTGTCCGGTGTCACCCAAG ATCTACAGGTACTACTCTCTGTtggcctctctgcctctccttctgGGCCTCGGATTCCTCAGCCTTTGGTACCCGGTGCAGCTGGTGAAAAGCTTCAGTCGTGGGGCAACAGCGGGTTCCGAG GGGCTGCGGAACAGCTACTCTGAAGAATATCTGAGGACCCTCCTTTGCCAGAAGAAGCTGAAAAGCAG CTCCCACACGTCCAAGCAGGGCTTCCTGTCCCGGGCCTGGATCTACTTCAGACACTGCATCTACACTCCACAGCGAG GATTCCGACTCCCCCTGAAGCTGGTGCTTTCAGTCACCCTGACAGGGACGGCCATCTACCAG GTGGCCCTGCTGCTACTGGTGGGCGTGATACCCACCATCCAGAAGGTGAGGGCAGGGATCACCGCGGACATCTCCTACCTGCTGGCTGGCTTTGGGATCGTGCTCTCAGAGGACAGGCAGGAGGTGGTGGAGCTGGTGAAGCACTACCTGTGGGCTCTGGAAG TTTGCTACATCTCGGCCTTGGTTCTGTCTTGCTTGTTCACCTTCCTCATGCTGACCCGCTCGCTGGTGACACACAG ggccaaCCTGCGAGCTCTGCACCGAGGGGGCGCCCTGGACATGGGCCCCCGGCCCCTGAGCCCTCGCCCCTCCCGCCAGGCCATATTTTGTTGGATGAGCTTCACCGCCTACCAGACTGCTTTTACCTGCCTTG GGCTCCTGGTGCAGCAGATCCTCTTCTTCCTGGGGACCTTGGCCCTTACCTTCCTGGTGTTCATGCCCGTGTTCCACGGCAGGAACCTTCTGCTCCTCCGATCCCTGAAATCCTCGTG GCCCTTCTGGCTGACCTTGGCCCTGGCTGTGACCCTGCAGAACATGGCAGCCCACTGGGTCTTCCTAGACACTCACCATGGACGCCCAGAGCTGACCAACCG GCGAGCAGTCTATGCAGccaccttcctcctcttccccatcaATGTGCTGGTGGGTGCCATGATGGCCACCTGGCGAGTGCTCCTGTCTGCCCTCTACAATGCTGTCCACCTTGGCCAGATGGACCTCAGCCTGCTGCCACCTAGAGCCGCCACTTTCGACCCCG gctACCACACATACTGCAACTTCTTGAAGATGGAGGCCAGCCAGTCACATCCAGCCTCGACGGCATTCTGCGTCCTGCTCCTGCGAACTCGGGGGCCCCAGCCCCGCACGGCCCCCCGGGATGGCCTCAGactgggggaggaagaggaag GGGTGCAGCTGCTGCAGACCAAGGACCGGCTGGCCAAGGGAGCGGGGCCCCGGGTAGGCCGAGGCAGGGCCCGCTGGGGTCTGGCATACACGCTGCTGCACAACCCAGCCCTGCAGGCCTTCCGGAAGACAGCCCTATCGGACGCCCGGGCCAACGGTGCCCAGCCCTGA
- the STRA6 gene encoding receptor for retinol uptake STRA6 isoform X1, with amino-acid sequence MSTQAAGNQTSSGATDDDDSYGSWYIDEPQGGQELEPEGLVPSCHPSVPPGLYHACLAVLSILVLLLLAMLVKRRQLWPHCGHGRPGLPRPWTVPAAVFTVLFSSLCLLLPTEDPLPFLTLALPPDQDGETETPRGPWKILALLYYPALYYPLAVCATVSHGAAHLLGSVLSWAHLGVQVWHRAECPVSPKIYRYYSLLASLPLLLGLGFLSLWYPVQLVKSFSRGATAGSEGLRNSYSEEYLRTLLCQKKLKSSSHTSKQGFLSRAWIYFRHCIYTPQRGFRLPLKLVLSVTLTGTAIYQVALLLLVGVIPTIQKVRAGITADISYLLAGFGIVLSEDRQEVVELVKHYLWALEVCYISALVLSCLFTFLMLTRSLVTHRANLRALHRGGALDMGPRPLSPRPSRQAIFCWMSFTAYQTAFTCLGLLVQQILFFLGTLALTFLVFMPVFHGRNLLLLRSLKSSWPFWLTLALAVTLQNMAAHWVFLDTHHGRPELTNRRAVYAATFLLFPINVLVGAMMATWRVLLSALYNAVHLGQMDLSLLPPRAATFDPGYHTYCNFLKMEASQSHPASTAFCVLLLRTRGPQPRTAPRDGLRLGEEEEGVQLLQTKDRLAKGAGPRVGRGRARWGLAYTLLHNPALQAFRKTALSDARANGAQP; translated from the exons ATGTCGACCCAGGCAGCAGGGAACCAGACCTCGTCCGGGGCCACAGACGACGATGACTCCTACGGCAGCTGGTACATCGACGAGCCCCAGGGTGGCCAGGAGCTTGAGCCGGAAGG GCTGGTACCCTCCTGCCACCCCAGCGTACCACCCGGCCTCTACCACGCCTGCCTGGCCGTGCTGTCG ATCCTCGTGTTGCTGCTGCTGGCCATGCTGGTGAAGCGCCGTCAGCTCTGGCCCCACTGTGGGCACGGCAggcctgggctccccag GCCCTGGACCGTGCCTGCCGCCGTCTTCACGGTCCTCTTCAGCTCCCTGTGCTTGCTGCTCCCCACTGAGGACCCACTGCCTTTCCTGACTCTCGCCTTACCACCCGACCAAG acggggaaactgagactccaagag GGCCGTGGAAGATACTGGCTCTGCTCTATTACCCTGCCCTCTACTATCCCCTGGCTGTCTGTGCCACGGTCAGCCATGGAGCCGCACACCTGCTTGGCAGCGTGCTGTCCTGGGCTCATCTGGGGGTCCAGGTCTGGCACAGGGCAGAGTGTCCGGTGTCACCCAAG ATCTACAGGTACTACTCTCTGTtggcctctctgcctctccttctgGGCCTCGGATTCCTCAGCCTTTGGTACCCGGTGCAGCTGGTGAAAAGCTTCAGTCGTGGGGCAACAGCGGGTTCCGAG GGGCTGCGGAACAGCTACTCTGAAGAATATCTGAGGACCCTCCTTTGCCAGAAGAAGCTGAAAAGCAG CTCCCACACGTCCAAGCAGGGCTTCCTGTCCCGGGCCTGGATCTACTTCAGACACTGCATCTACACTCCACAGCGAG GATTCCGACTCCCCCTGAAGCTGGTGCTTTCAGTCACCCTGACAGGGACGGCCATCTACCAG GTGGCCCTGCTGCTACTGGTGGGCGTGATACCCACCATCCAGAAGGTGAGGGCAGGGATCACCGCGGACATCTCCTACCTGCTGGCTGGCTTTGGGATCGTGCTCTCAGAGGACAGGCAGGAGGTGGTGGAGCTGGTGAAGCACTACCTGTGGGCTCTGGAAG TTTGCTACATCTCGGCCTTGGTTCTGTCTTGCTTGTTCACCTTCCTCATGCTGACCCGCTCGCTGGTGACACACAG ggccaaCCTGCGAGCTCTGCACCGAGGGGGCGCCCTGGACATGGGCCCCCGGCCCCTGAGCCCTCGCCCCTCCCGCCAGGCCATATTTTGTTGGATGAGCTTCACCGCCTACCAGACTGCTTTTACCTGCCTTG GGCTCCTGGTGCAGCAGATCCTCTTCTTCCTGGGGACCTTGGCCCTTACCTTCCTGGTGTTCATGCCCGTGTTCCACGGCAGGAACCTTCTGCTCCTCCGATCCCTGAAATCCTCGTG GCCCTTCTGGCTGACCTTGGCCCTGGCTGTGACCCTGCAGAACATGGCAGCCCACTGGGTCTTCCTAGACACTCACCATGGACGCCCAGAGCTGACCAACCG GCGAGCAGTCTATGCAGccaccttcctcctcttccccatcaATGTGCTGGTGGGTGCCATGATGGCCACCTGGCGAGTGCTCCTGTCTGCCCTCTACAATGCTGTCCACCTTGGCCAGATGGACCTCAGCCTGCTGCCACCTAGAGCCGCCACTTTCGACCCCG gctACCACACATACTGCAACTTCTTGAAGATGGAGGCCAGCCAGTCACATCCAGCCTCGACGGCATTCTGCGTCCTGCTCCTGCGAACTCGGGGGCCCCAGCCCCGCACGGCCCCCCGGGATGGCCTCAGactgggggaggaagaggaag GGGTGCAGCTGCTGCAGACCAAGGACCGGCTGGCCAAGGGAGCGGGGCCCCGGGTAGGCCGAGGCAGGGCCCGCTGGGGTCTGGCATACACGCTGCTGCACAACCCAGCCCTGCAGGCCTTCCGGAAGACAGCCCTATCGGACGCCCGGGCCAACGGTGCCCAGCCCTGA